The following coding sequences are from one Ruminococcus flavefaciens AE3010 window:
- the glmU gene encoding bifunctional UDP-N-acetylglucosamine diphosphorylase/glucosamine-1-phosphate N-acetyltransferase GlmU — translation MNKAVILAGGQGKRMKADMPKPLFKVLGEPMLRWVISACEEAEVNDICVVKGFKGEMIDEYLGGKYTTVLQAERLGTGHAVQQAIPFLENDKSGNTLVLCGDAPFIDAETIRSSLEMHEKQNNAVTVITAELDQPFGYGRIIRTENGISGIVEQKDATEEQRAIKEVNSGAYWFRTADLADLLGKLKNDNVQGEYYLTDTISIAISEGKNAGAYKSDNADIIKGANDRKDLLELNTYARMAVIEKHLANGVEFTCTDGVVIERGVTIGAGTEILPNTIIRKNTTIGANCKIGPNTVVENCKLGDDVNLHTVQAYEAEIESGVKIGPYVHIRPDSVIRSGAKIGDFVEIKNSVIGEKTAIAHLAYVGDSDIGKRVNIGCGTVTVNYDGIEKSRCIIGDNCFVGCNTNLIAPVKLGKAVYTAAGTTVTRDVPDYALAIDRGVMKINEGYTLRKLKSKLSK, via the coding sequence ATGAACAAAGCAGTAATTTTAGCAGGCGGACAGGGCAAGCGCATGAAAGCGGATATGCCCAAGCCTCTTTTCAAGGTTCTCGGCGAGCCTATGCTCCGCTGGGTAATATCAGCCTGCGAGGAAGCAGAAGTAAATGACATCTGCGTGGTAAAGGGCTTCAAGGGCGAGATGATAGACGAGTATCTCGGCGGCAAGTACACCACAGTATTACAGGCTGAGCGTCTCGGCACAGGTCATGCTGTACAGCAGGCTATCCCATTCCTTGAAAACGACAAGAGCGGCAATACTCTGGTACTCTGCGGTGACGCTCCTTTCATCGACGCCGAGACTATCCGCAGCTCCCTTGAAATGCACGAGAAGCAGAACAACGCAGTTACCGTTATCACCGCGGAGCTTGACCAGCCCTTCGGCTACGGCAGGATAATCCGCACTGAAAACGGTATCAGCGGCATTGTTGAGCAGAAGGACGCAACCGAGGAGCAGAGAGCTATCAAGGAAGTAAACTCAGGCGCATACTGGTTCAGGACAGCCGACCTTGCAGACCTGCTGGGCAAGCTCAAAAATGACAACGTTCAGGGCGAATACTACCTTACAGATACTATTTCCATTGCTATTTCCGAGGGCAAGAACGCAGGCGCTTACAAGTCCGACAACGCTGACATCATCAAGGGTGCCAACGACCGCAAGGATTTACTGGAGCTCAACACCTACGCACGTATGGCAGTTATCGAGAAGCACCTTGCAAACGGCGTTGAATTCACCTGCACAGACGGCGTAGTCATCGAGCGCGGCGTCACTATCGGCGCAGGCACGGAGATACTCCCCAATACAATAATCCGCAAGAATACAACTATCGGCGCTAACTGCAAGATAGGTCCCAACACAGTAGTTGAGAACTGCAAGCTTGGCGACGACGTAAATCTCCACACCGTACAGGCATATGAAGCTGAAATTGAATCAGGCGTAAAGATAGGACCCTACGTACATATCCGTCCCGACAGCGTTATCCGCTCGGGCGCTAAGATTGGCGACTTCGTTGAGATAAAGAACTCCGTGATCGGTGAAAAGACCGCTATCGCACATCTTGCATACGTAGGCGACAGCGACATCGGAAAGCGTGTAAATATCGGCTGCGGAACAGTTACCGTAAACTACGACGGTATCGAGAAGAGCCGCTGCATTATCGGAGATAACTGTTTCGTAGGCTGCAACACCAACCTGATCGCCCCCGTAAAGCTGGGCAAGGCAGTATACACCGCCGCAGGAACCACCGTAACAAGGGACGTTCCCGACTATGCACTGGCTATCGACAGAGGCGTCATGAAGATAAATGAGGGCTATACTCTCCGCAAGCTCAAGAGCAAGCTTTCTAAGTGA
- a CDS encoding alpha/beta hydrolase, producing MKKFSALILGSMLALSLASCTDNNDTPLSSAEVTTAETTTEAVTEPTTEKATKPTVEYYDGLICSDNMTDKEKERSSFREFTLLDPDKAFTIGKCGLNSYYLYDSDKSKLKKTKDNFRELTIYDEQLDQQFLVHITLPPNYDKNKEYPVVFITDSAYHLKKVPDLWKLIDEGEASPVIFVTLGYDYDTREEEERFNKFVLQEKEFLDFITDDLMKTISLNYKIDESRSVFFGHSFGGLFSHYALCNSDKYEYQPFKDYIIGSPSFFIYFYPDSEYYDNSSIEDPYAYQREFDYFDRNETMDKNVFICAGGREAYNDLKDAGDLKLIPEEAKDLYERLISHSVNAELKIYEDCYHNNYLADMLKDYIKQNFPPEA from the coding sequence ATGAAAAAATTTTCAGCACTTATTCTTGGCAGCATGCTTGCCCTTTCACTGGCTTCCTGTACGGACAACAATGATACTCCCCTGTCCTCTGCTGAGGTCACAACAGCAGAGACCACAACAGAAGCCGTGACTGAACCCACAACGGAAAAGGCGACCAAGCCCACAGTTGAATACTATGACGGGCTTATCTGCTCGGACAATATGACCGACAAGGAAAAGGAGCGGTCAAGCTTCCGCGAATTCACCCTCCTTGACCCCGACAAGGCTTTCACTATCGGCAAATGCGGACTTAACTCCTATTACCTCTACGACTCGGACAAATCCAAGCTAAAGAAGACTAAGGACAATTTCCGCGAGCTGACCATATACGACGAACAGCTGGACCAGCAGTTCCTTGTGCATATAACACTTCCGCCCAACTACGACAAAAACAAGGAGTACCCCGTGGTATTCATTACTGACTCGGCATATCACCTCAAAAAAGTTCCCGACCTATGGAAACTCATCGACGAGGGCGAAGCTTCTCCCGTTATATTTGTAACTCTCGGTTACGATTATGATACCCGTGAGGAAGAGGAGCGCTTCAATAAATTTGTTTTGCAGGAGAAAGAATTCCTCGATTTCATAACCGATGATCTTATGAAAACTATCTCCCTCAATTACAAGATAGACGAATCACGCTCCGTATTCTTCGGACATTCATTCGGCGGTCTTTTCTCGCACTACGCTCTCTGCAATTCCGACAAGTACGAATATCAGCCATTTAAGGACTACATAATCGGAAGTCCTTCGTTCTTCATATACTTCTATCCCGACTCAGAGTATTACGATAACAGCAGTATCGAAGACCCCTACGCTTATCAGAGGGAGTTCGACTACTTCGACCGCAACGAAACTATGGATAAAAACGTGTTCATATGCGCAGGCGGCAGAGAAGCCTATAACGACCTTAAAGACGCCGGCGACCTCAAACTTATCCCCGAGGAAGCAAAGGATCTGTACGAAAGACTTATATCTCACAGCGTAAATGCGGAGCTGAAAATATATGAGGACTGCTATCATAACAATTATCTGGCAGATATGCTGAAAGACTACATAAAGCAGAATTTTCCACCCGAAGCATAA
- a CDS encoding LytR/AlgR family response regulator transcription factor yields the protein MKILAIDDERYALQLLVDTIHKVRPDAEVVSFRRPSQFLEYDNKEPFDAAFLDIRIGKMSGIQVAIELKKHSPMCNIVFVTSYSEYAFAAIQMRPSGYIMKPYTEEDIRNEFENFRYSSPAEDKDSGKLKIRTFGNFRVFGKDDVPLKFSRTISKEIFAYLIDQCGYPVTSKEIAADVLEVEDFDRPTSKKVSQYVSDLIKDIEAAGFQNVIIKQNRQIQINKEAVDCDLYDLFSGDTEAFKSYHGEYMIDYSWAEISDSAERIKSL from the coding sequence ATGAAGATCCTGGCAATTGATGATGAACGTTATGCATTACAGCTTCTTGTTGATACCATACATAAGGTGCGTCCCGACGCAGAGGTAGTCTCGTTCCGCAGACCGTCCCAGTTTCTGGAGTACGACAACAAGGAACCCTTTGACGCTGCATTTCTCGATATACGCATAGGAAAGATGTCAGGCATACAGGTGGCGATAGAGCTGAAAAAGCATTCGCCCATGTGCAATATAGTATTCGTTACAAGCTATTCCGAATACGCCTTTGCCGCCATACAGATGCGTCCCAGCGGATACATAATGAAGCCCTATACCGAAGAGGATATACGCAACGAGTTTGAGAATTTCAGATACTCCTCACCCGCAGAGGATAAGGACAGCGGCAAGCTGAAGATACGCACATTCGGTAATTTCCGCGTTTTCGGCAAGGACGATGTGCCGCTGAAGTTTTCCCGTACTATTTCCAAGGAAATATTCGCCTATCTTATCGACCAGTGCGGATATCCCGTCACAAGCAAGGAGATAGCTGCGGACGTGCTTGAAGTCGAGGACTTCGACAGACCTACCTCGAAAAAGGTGTCACAGTACGTTTCCGACCTGATAAAGGATATCGAAGCGGCAGGCTTCCAGAACGTCATTATCAAGCAGAACCGACAGATACAGATAAACAAGGAAGCTGTGGACTGCGACCTCTACGACCTGTTCTCGGGCGATACGGAGGCGTTCAAGTCCTACCACGGCGAGTATATGATAGACTACTCATGGGCTGAGATAAGCGACTCTGCCGAGAGGATAAAGTCACTGTAA